A genomic region of Methanothermobacter thermautotrophicus str. Delta H contains the following coding sequences:
- a CDS encoding CBS domain-containing protein — translation MLVKEIMSENIHYVTVPGNRATALELMRKKNVSGLPVVKKGTEELVGIITRSDLVENPDEEQIVLIMTRNPVTVSPDDDVRVAAERMLENNIRRVPVVDGDRLVGIVTSYDLVAGAIAEMDIQEPVENYMTRNIPTTWDRTPLNVAFEIMRYFRLKVLLTLNNRGKLSGVLTETDFINESEVVSESTVHNTSVGTEGDRWSWDSKNVLYVIKNQLKFPDKEARDVATTDIVTATTSTTVTSCAQKMKRRKIEQIPIIDYEGDLVGLARANDLINALIDGND, via the coding sequence ATGCTTGTAAAGGAGATAATGTCAGAGAACATACACTACGTTACTGTACCAGGGAACAGGGCAACAGCCCTTGAACTCATGAGAAAGAAGAATGTTTCAGGGCTTCCTGTGGTTAAGAAGGGAACGGAGGAACTCGTAGGCATAATAACAAGATCTGATCTTGTTGAAAACCCTGATGAGGAGCAGATAGTCCTCATTATGACAAGAAACCCTGTCACGGTATCCCCTGATGATGACGTCAGGGTGGCTGCAGAGCGGATGCTTGAGAACAACATCCGCAGGGTCCCTGTTGTGGATGGGGACAGGCTTGTGGGCATAGTGACAAGCTATGACCTTGTTGCAGGGGCCATCGCTGAGATGGACATCCAGGAACCTGTTGAAAATTACATGACACGCAACATCCCCACCACCTGGGACAGGACACCACTCAACGTGGCCTTTGAGATAATGCGGTACTTCAGGTTAAAGGTGCTCCTCACCCTCAACAACAGAGGAAAACTATCAGGTGTCCTCACAGAGACAGACTTCATAAATGAGAGTGAGGTGGTCTCAGAGAGCACAGTCCACAACACCTCAGTCGGTACAGAGGGTGACAGGTGGTCATGGGACAGCAAGAACGTCCTCTACGTCATAAAGAATCAGCTGAAATTCCCTGACAAGGAGGCCAGGGACGTCGCCACCACAGATATCGTGACGGCAACCACCTCAACAACCGTAACCTCCTGCGCACAGAAGATGAAGAGGAGGAAAATTGAGCAGATACCCATCATAGACTATGAAGGAGACCTCGTCGGGCTTGCAAGGGCCAATGACCTTATAAACGCTCTTATTGATGGAAATGACTGA
- a CDS encoding universal stress protein: MYSKILLPTDGSKQANKAAEHAIWIARESGAEIIALTVMETSSLVGLPADDLIIRLREMLEEEASRSLEAVKKLVEESGADIKLTVRTDEGSPAEAILRTVEKEGVDLVVMGTSGKHGLDRFLLGSVAEKVVRSAGCPVLVVH, translated from the coding sequence ATGTACAGTAAAATCCTGCTCCCGACCGACGGCTCAAAACAGGCCAATAAGGCTGCTGAACATGCAATATGGATTGCCAGGGAAAGCGGAGCTGAAATAATTGCTTTAACAGTTATGGAGACGTCTTCACTGGTGGGTCTACCAGCCGACGACCTTATAATAAGATTGCGGGAGATGCTCGAGGAGGAGGCCTCAAGGTCCCTGGAGGCTGTTAAAAAGCTCGTTGAGGAGTCAGGGGCGGATATAAAGTTAACAGTGAGGACCGATGAGGGTTCACCTGCAGAGGCCATACTCAGGACAGTGGAGAAGGAGGGCGTGGACCTCGTGGTAATGGGTACCTCAGGCAAACACGGTCTTGACAGATTCCTTCTGGGAAGCGTGGCCGAGAAGGTTGTAAGATCCGCAGGCTGCCCGGTCCTCGTGGTTCACTGA
- a CDS encoding amidohydrolase family protein, which produces MLVVENGTILRGPELTPQRKNLVIEDGIIKEITDERAPSGERIDASKLMVCPALVNSHVHIGDSVALDVGDGRPLEDIVRPPNGLKHRILESSPPGMLMEAMRNSARDMITHGIGSFIDYREGGPEGVELLREAIGDLPISGIILGRDPVVFDQEASRAEIRRRVRGVLRVSDGFAPSGMGEITDETASIIVEECERAGKIASIHVAEHRESQRRSLEDTGMSEVERALNAGFKLLVHLTNPVREDLKLVRESGASVVLCPRSNGALSSGIPPIRRMHELGINLLLGTDNLMFNSPDMLREMEYTLKVTRGCARRYFPPVEVLRMATSNTSAFTGTGVIEEGFPADLILVEKLSGDPYLSIINRTESKNIIYLIIKGKLVKR; this is translated from the coding sequence ATGCTTGTGGTTGAAAATGGAACCATCCTGAGGGGCCCCGAGCTCACACCCCAGAGGAAGAACCTGGTGATTGAGGATGGAATCATAAAGGAGATAACAGATGAACGGGCCCCATCAGGAGAGAGAATCGACGCTTCAAAGCTAATGGTATGCCCTGCACTTGTAAATTCACATGTTCACATCGGCGACTCAGTTGCACTTGATGTGGGCGATGGAAGACCACTTGAGGATATAGTGAGACCCCCTAATGGCCTCAAACACAGGATACTGGAATCGTCACCACCAGGGATGCTCATGGAGGCCATGAGAAACTCGGCCAGGGACATGATCACCCATGGGATCGGATCATTTATTGACTACAGGGAGGGCGGCCCTGAGGGGGTTGAACTCCTGAGGGAGGCCATCGGTGACCTCCCCATCTCAGGGATTATACTTGGAAGGGATCCCGTGGTCTTTGATCAGGAGGCATCCCGGGCTGAGATCCGCCGGCGGGTCAGGGGGGTCCTGAGGGTTTCAGACGGATTCGCCCCCAGCGGTATGGGTGAGATAACGGATGAAACAGCATCCATAATCGTTGAGGAATGTGAAAGGGCAGGAAAGATAGCATCCATACACGTTGCAGAGCACAGGGAGTCACAGAGAAGGTCCCTTGAGGATACAGGCATGAGTGAGGTTGAAAGGGCCCTCAACGCAGGATTCAAACTCCTTGTACACCTCACAAACCCTGTCAGGGAGGACCTTAAACTTGTGAGGGAGAGTGGTGCGTCGGTGGTCCTCTGTCCCAGGTCCAACGGGGCGCTCTCATCCGGCATACCCCCCATCAGGAGGATGCATGAGCTGGGCATCAACCTTCTCCTTGGCACAGACAACCTGATGTTCAACTCCCCTGATATGCTGCGTGAGATGGAGTACACACTCAAGGTCACAAGGGGATGCGCACGCAGATACTTCCCACCGGTGGAGGTGCTGAGGATGGCCACATCCAACACATCAGCCTTCACAGGCACAGGTGTCATCGAGGAGGGCTTCCCTGCGGACCTTATCCTCGTGGAGAAGCTTTCAGGTGATCCATACCTCTCAATCATAAACCGGACCGAATCGAAAAATATAATATATTTAATAATAAAAGGTAAACTAGTTAAGAGGTGA
- a CDS encoding PKD domain-containing protein produces MRVSGFMLTALIIASVITFPVAEAHILIVADSLSDSPDMYDEAKKVATTLKNRGYHVLELYRNNATVKNILKGMYGADAVIYAGHGGYMAGHYDGRGGNATPPFGLVARDGYIWSAGDMMMVNGTTFYAPFKDGIPAILLHACFSTGWVEEYEVKNPVETVYSFARMFTGAGANYYATAWDGAEIIYDFLSGARNFYEANQQNYEVINQSTLYNGTEVWRNDHGYAAFVGDWNGTFPRVNQTTPYDDAAAEEWYRTKSRPTFTGSKPVADFTYAYCGSTSIRTFAFTSTSYDPDGDNLTLTWNFGDGSTATGSNVTHTYAREGYYTVSLTAKDSNGLISVKKKTVTAGNPKPDLVVTGTRKSGSTLYIYIRNQGTAAARNFYTRVWYGRYSTRNYKQVYTGTLNPGASTRLKVYYRYYRGTVKVDYYNRVAEKSELNNLRKF; encoded by the coding sequence ATGAGGGTATCAGGATTTATGCTCACAGCACTCATCATCGCATCAGTCATCACATTTCCAGTGGCAGAGGCCCACATACTCATAGTAGCAGATAGCCTCTCCGATAGCCCTGACATGTATGATGAGGCAAAGAAGGTTGCAACGACCCTCAAAAACAGGGGTTACCATGTTCTTGAGCTCTACAGGAACAATGCAACCGTCAAGAACATACTGAAGGGTATGTATGGGGCAGATGCAGTGATCTACGCCGGACACGGTGGCTACATGGCGGGTCACTATGATGGTCGTGGAGGTAACGCCACACCACCATTCGGCCTTGTTGCAAGGGATGGGTACATATGGAGTGCCGGTGACATGATGATGGTGAACGGCACCACATTCTATGCTCCCTTCAAGGATGGCATACCCGCAATTCTACTTCACGCATGCTTCTCAACCGGCTGGGTTGAGGAGTATGAGGTTAAAAACCCCGTTGAAACGGTTTACAGCTTTGCAAGGATGTTCACGGGGGCAGGGGCCAACTACTATGCAACTGCATGGGATGGTGCCGAGATAATCTATGACTTCCTCAGCGGCGCCAGGAACTTCTATGAGGCCAACCAGCAGAACTATGAGGTTATAAATCAGAGCACCCTGTACAATGGAACAGAGGTGTGGCGCAACGATCATGGATACGCGGCCTTCGTCGGGGACTGGAACGGAACATTTCCCAGGGTTAATCAGACAACACCCTACGATGATGCGGCTGCAGAGGAATGGTACAGGACAAAGAGCAGGCCCACCTTCACAGGAAGCAAACCTGTTGCTGACTTCACCTACGCCTACTGTGGCTCAACATCAATCAGAACATTTGCATTCACTTCAACCTCATATGACCCTGATGGTGACAACCTCACCCTTACCTGGAACTTTGGCGATGGTTCAACCGCCACCGGTTCTAATGTTACACACACCTATGCCCGTGAGGGATACTACACGGTTTCACTGACAGCGAAAGACTCCAATGGCCTCATATCAGTTAAGAAGAAGACAGTAACAGCTGGAAACCCGAAACCGGACCTGGTGGTTACGGGGACCAGAAAATCAGGTAGCACACTGTACATATACATCAGGAATCAGGGTACAGCCGCCGCCAGGAACTTCTACACAAGGGTCTGGTACGGCAGATACTCAACAAGGAACTACAAGCAGGTTTACACCGGGACCCTCAACCCGGGTGCAAGCACCAGACTCAAGGTATACTACAGGTACTACAGGGGCACGGTTAAGGTGGACTACTACAACAGGGTCGCTGAGAAGTCTGAGCTGAACAATCTCAGGAAGTTTTAG
- the carA gene encoding glutamine-hydrolyzing carbamoyl-phosphate synthase small subunit — translation MFKEAKLALEDGTIIRGEAFGSETVKTGEVVFATGMTGYVESLTDPSYRGQILMPTYPLQGNYGVTEEWYQSDGIKAEGLIVREMCPAPSHSLSEKTLPEFLEEYGIPGIAGVDTRALTIKIRDKGTMKGALATEEIDDDELLEMAVKQPDITEIDLVDMVCVREPVILNEDASGRVVIVDCGIKRNSIDALLEKDLGVVIVPYTTSPAEIMDYEPDGLLISSGPGDPTRVRDAIDTVKALSERLPIFGICLGQQIIALAFGARIYKMKFGHRGVNQPVKDLRSGTVSITSQNHGFTVDPDSVKGTDIEITQLNLNDGTPEGIEHRELPVFSVQYHPEAGPGPHDTVNIFDRLWMF, via the coding sequence ATGTTTAAGGAAGCAAAACTCGCCTTGGAAGACGGTACCATAATCAGAGGAGAAGCATTCGGATCTGAAACTGTGAAAACAGGGGAAGTTGTCTTTGCAACGGGTATGACAGGATATGTTGAGTCCCTCACAGATCCATCATACAGGGGCCAGATACTGATGCCAACCTACCCCTTACAGGGCAATTACGGCGTCACCGAGGAGTGGTACCAGTCAGATGGGATAAAGGCCGAGGGTCTCATCGTCAGGGAAATGTGCCCTGCACCCTCACACAGCCTGTCAGAAAAGACTCTCCCGGAGTTCCTGGAGGAATATGGGATTCCTGGGATAGCTGGAGTGGATACACGCGCCCTGACAATAAAGATAAGGGATAAGGGTACCATGAAGGGTGCCCTTGCAACCGAGGAGATTGATGATGATGAACTGCTTGAAATGGCAGTGAAACAGCCAGACATAACAGAAATCGACCTTGTGGATATGGTTTGTGTAAGGGAACCTGTAATCCTGAATGAGGATGCATCAGGGAGGGTTGTTATAGTTGACTGCGGGATCAAGAGGAACAGCATAGATGCCCTCCTTGAGAAGGATCTGGGGGTCGTGATCGTACCCTACACCACATCACCCGCCGAGATCATGGATTACGAGCCCGACGGTCTCCTCATATCAAGCGGACCAGGGGACCCCACACGTGTGAGGGATGCCATAGACACAGTTAAAGCACTATCCGAACGTCTGCCCATATTCGGGATATGCCTCGGACAGCAGATAATCGCACTGGCCTTCGGGGCCCGCATATACAAGATGAAGTTTGGTCACAGGGGCGTAAATCAGCCTGTGAAGGACCTGAGGAGTGGGACGGTTTCAATAACCTCCCAGAACCATGGATTCACGGTTGACCCTGATTCAGTGAAGGGCACCGACATAGAGATAACACAGCTGAACCTCAACGACGGAACACCGGAGGGTATAGAGCACAGGGAACTCCCGGTGTTCAGTGTCCAGTATCACCCTGAAGCGGGTCCAGGGCCACATGACACGGTGAACATCTTTGACCGCTTGTGGATGTTTTAA
- the rimI gene encoding ribosomal protein S18-alanine N-acetyltransferase, translating to MIIREFRPQDLKVVLKIERDSFMDPYPAHLLRDIYNLGAGFLVAQEDGKVVGFIIFWIRFEDEGHIISLAVDKDYRRRGVGAALVMTAISIFEKFHIKNIKLEVRARNKGAIKFYRALGFSEEKILENYYEDGEDAVVMRMDLQPDSLHGHEYRPV from the coding sequence ATGATAATAAGAGAGTTCAGACCACAGGACCTTAAGGTGGTCCTTAAGATTGAAAGGGACTCCTTCATGGACCCATACCCCGCCCACCTCCTCAGGGACATCTACAACCTTGGAGCAGGCTTCCTTGTGGCCCAGGAGGATGGGAAGGTCGTTGGATTCATAATATTCTGGATCCGTTTTGAGGATGAGGGTCATATTATCTCACTTGCAGTTGATAAAGATTACCGCAGGAGGGGTGTTGGGGCGGCACTTGTCATGACAGCCATAAGTATATTTGAAAAATTTCACATTAAAAATATTAAACTGGAGGTAAGGGCAAGGAATAAAGGGGCCATAAAATTCTACCGGGCCCTTGGCTTCAGTGAGGAGAAGATATTAGAGAACTATTATGAGGATGGAGAGGATGCTGTGGTCATGAGGATGGATCTCCAGCCTGATTCACTCCATGGCCATGAATATCGACCAGTCTAA
- a CDS encoding UPF0146 family protein, protein MWNDLAVYIIRCSGPGTRVVEVGAGRFLYVSDYIRKHSKVDLVLTDIKPSHGGIVRDDITSPRMEIYRGAALIYSIRPPAEIHSSLMRVADAVGARLIIKPLTGEDIVTERKMKLVNYGRTYFYEYIAEVRSR, encoded by the coding sequence ATGTGGAATGATCTTGCAGTTTACATAATCAGGTGCTCGGGGCCGGGAACCCGTGTTGTTGAGGTGGGTGCCGGCAGGTTCCTCTATGTTTCAGATTACATCAGGAAACATTCAAAGGTTGATTTGGTTCTTACAGATATTAAACCTTCCCATGGGGGCATTGTACGTGATGACATCACATCCCCCAGGATGGAGATCTACCGTGGTGCCGCACTCATATACTCCATAAGACCGCCGGCAGAGATCCACAGCTCCCTCATGAGGGTCGCCGATGCTGTGGGGGCGCGGCTAATAATTAAGCCCCTGACAGGGGAGGATATTGTAACGGAAAGGAAGATGAAACTTGTCAATTATGGCAGGACATACTTCTATGAATACATAGCTGAAGTCCGCAGTAGGTGA